A genomic region of Metopolophium dirhodum isolate CAU chromosome 1, ASM1992520v1, whole genome shotgun sequence contains the following coding sequences:
- the LOC132932790 gene encoding uncharacterized protein LOC132932790 codes for MILKAVNLLIMIKKVIDNILIGLRQRFKSMENIAQDFSFLDPIIIYSWPMENLKRAGVDLCNKYENDLNKIEFISELESFKEHVYNIDDDLKRATFFEMLNFIYKNKLQDAYPNISVAYQIYLTMPVTSASCERSFSKLKLIKTYLRSTTEQARLNNLSILSIENKIARQIKYEDIINDFAAKKARKVNF; via the coding sequence ATGATACTCAAGGCAGTTAACttgttaataatgattaaaaaagttattgacaATATCTTAATAGGACTACGTCAAAGATTTAAATCAATGGAAAATATTGCTcaagatttttcatttttagatccaataataatttattcttggcCTATGGAAAACTTGAAAAGAGCGGGAGTCGATTTAtgcaataaatatgaaaatgacCTCAACAAAATTGAATTCATTTCAGAACTAGAGAGCTTTAAGGAGCATGTTTACAACATAGATGACGATTTAAAAAGagcaacattttttgaaatgttgaattttatttataaaaataaacttcaaGATGCATATCCAAATATATCCGTTGCTTACCAAATATATCTTACAATGCCAGTTACTTCAGCTTCGTGTGAACGAAGCTTTagcaaattgaaattaataaaaacatatttaagatcTACTACGGAGCAAGCAAGACTTAATAACTTATCTATTTTatccatagaaaataaaattgcaaGACAAATCAAATATGAAGACATAATTAATGATTTCGCTGCAAAAAAAGCtagaaaagttaatttttaa
- the LOC132932789 gene encoding uncharacterized protein LOC132932789: protein MNKNEILQCLDLSDWSEDSSTGGISDSDEDVLFEVQNDTIEYNNNDTNNLHLESSEFSDEQNIQEEFSEPVWGDIPDDFSSSIKFNPDNEPVGINPDIIDTLTDGPLIIRSGIRGRSGTKAWVSIFVCFSTRAVHIEAVEDLTSKAFIAALRRFVARRGKPAELWSDNGTNFVGANKELTKYTQHLGSQLANEGITWRFNPPSAPHFGGLWEAAVKSAKHHLARTTGEAKLTLSELSTLLCQIEACLNFRPLTPMSSDPNDFTSLTPAHFLLGAPVTSFPEPDLNGEEPHAMRRWKFVQHLLQTFWKRWHMEYLPQLQVRGKWTSGSSNLAIDDLVIVKEDNLPPFKWHLARVIELHLGCDGNVRVVSVRNSSGKTMRRPVAKLCKLPIDAEEAVEK from the exons atgaataaaaatgaaattttgcAATGTTTGGATTTATCAGATTGGTCTGAAGATAGTTCAACTGGAGGTATATCTGATAGTGACGAAGATGTCTTATTCGAG GTACAGAACGATACCATAGAATATAACAACAATGATACTAACAATTTGCATTTGGAATCTAGTGAATTTAGTGATGAGCAAAATATACAAGAAGAATTTTCAGAACCAGTATGGGGAGATATTCCTGATGACTTCAGTtcaagtataaaatttaatccTGATAATGAACCTGTAGGTATCAACCCTGATATAATTGATACGTTAACTGATG GACCGTTAATCATCCGAAGCGGAATCAGGGGTCGATCAGGAACAAAGGCGTGGGTATCAATATTCGTGTGTTTTTCTACAAGAGCGGTTCATATAGAAGCAGTCGAGGACTTAACGAGCAAGGCTTTTATAGCGGCCTTAAGACGATTTGTTGCTAGACGAGGCAAACCCGCAGAACTGTGGAGCGATAACGGAACAAACTTCGTTGGAGCGAACAAGGAGTTGACCAAATATACTCAACATCTTGGCAGTCAGCTAGCAAATGAAGGGATCACCTGGCGCTTCAATCCCCCATCAGCCCCTCATTTTGGAGGGCTGTGGGAAGCAGCAGTTAAGAGCGCTAAACACCACTTGGCTAGGACTACTGGAGAGGCAAAGCTAACTCTAAGTGAGCTCAGTACACTGCTATGTCAAATTGAAGCCTGCCTCAATTTCCGACCATTGACACCTATGAGCAGCGATCCTAACGACTTCACCTCACTTACCCCAGCGCACTTCTTACTCGGTGCACCTGTAACGTCGTTCCCAGAACCTGATTTAAATGGCGAAGAACCACATGCAATGCGACGTTGGAAATTTGTACAACATCTTCTTCAAACTTTCTGGAAGCGATGGCACATGGAGTACCTACCCCAACTACAGGTCCGTGGAAAGTGGACATCAGGAAGCTCCAACCTAGCCATAGACGATTTAGTAATTGTCAAAGAAGACAACCTACCGCCCTTTAAGTGGCACTTAGCACGCGTTATAGAACTACATCTAGGTTGTGACGGTAACGTAAGGGTTGTGTCCGTACGTAACTCTTCCGGTAAAACAATGCGCCGTCCAGTCGCAAAACTTTGCAAGCTCCCAATCGATGCAGAGGAGGCTGTTGAAAAATAG